The Chloroflexota bacterium genome contains the following window.
GCGCGACCGACGGCCGCATGGACGTGTAGGCTTGCGGCGCGGTGGGGCGGCTGATGGCGAGCCAGCGGCTGGCCGCGAAGAGTTCGCCCACCACCGCCAGGATGAGGATGGCCGTGGCCGCGCGCCGGAACCGGGGCCGCGCCGCCAACGCGATGAGCGCAGCGGCCATGCCGGCGCAGATCGCCCATGCGAGGGCCGCGCGCGCCGTCGGTCGCTCCATCCATAGCGCGCCGACGCTCAAGGCCCCCGCGAGCGCGACGGCCGTCCAGACGACGGGCTTCCAGCGCGCCCCTTCGCGGGCCGCATCGTCGGGGCGCAAGAGGGCCTGGACGCCCATGCCCGCCAGCATGGCCGCGCCCGTGTGGTACAGCATCATCCAGCGCGCAGGCACGCGAAACAGGTCAAACCCAGGCACGAAACGATACAGCACGTAGTAGAACGGATTGAACCCGCCTAGGGCCAGGAAAAGCCCCACTCCCGCCATCAGCCCGAAGGCGCGCGCCCTGGCGCGGTCGGCCGAGCGCCAGAAGCCCACCATCGCCAGCGCCATGCCGAAAACGCCCACATACGCGATGTATTCGGAGAACACGCCCGCGCGGTACTGGGGGAGAAGCGCCGTCAGCAGCAGGCGCGGCCTCAGCGAGAATGAGACCGCCTCGCGGTAGGTCATGCCGCCGCCGCGCAGCGACAGCCGCGAGAGTTCCAGCGTGGGGAGCACCTGCACCGCCGCGATGAGCAGCCCGAACGCCCCAAGCAGCGCCAGCCCGACCAGGGGCAGGCCCACGCGGGCCACAATGGCGCGCGTCCGCCCCTTTGCGGCCTTCGGCGCGGCGAGGAGCGCCAGGGCGGGCCACAGCGCGTACACCGCCAGCGCGACCAGGCAGATATACAGCGACTGGGCATGGCCGGCCAGCACGCCCAGCGCGATGACGCCTGCCAGCGCCGACGCGGGCCAGAAGGCGGCCTTGACCACCCGCAGGAATCTCCGGCGAGCCACAGCGTCGGATAGCGCCGCCTCGCCGCGCGCGCGGGCGCGATCCCACAGGTACAGCATGAGCGGCAGATAGACCGATACGCTCAACTGGTTGACGTGTTCGGCTTGAGCCAGGAGAAAGCCGCCCAGCGCGAAGATGGCAGACGCAGCCAACGCGCCAGCGCGGCTTAGACGCAGGGAGCGCCGCGCGAACAGGTACGCGAATACGCCCGCCAGCAGGATGTGGATGGCGATGGCGGCGCTGACCTGGTAGGGGACGGGCAGCCACGCCAGCGCGAGGTTCAGCGGGTACAGCGCCCCCGCCTGCGAATCGGCGAAGAACGGCGCCCCCAAGAACAGGTACGGATTCCACAGAGGGATGCGCCCCTGTCGGAGCGCCTGCGACAGAAAGGCCCGATACGGATAGAAGTACGTGAAGACATCCACCCCCGCGAGGATCCTGCCGGTCAGGACGATTCTCCACAGGAAAGCAACCGTCAGCGCGGGCAAGGCCCACAAGGGCCACGCGACCAACCATTGCTTTGCCCTGGACATCGCTCTGCGCATACGTTGCGGCTCGCTTTCGCGGTTTGGAATCCCGCGCGGCACCGGCGGGAGGAGCGGGGCGGGATGGCGGGCGCTTCGCTGCGCCCGCGCCTTGCGCTAGGGTTTCTTGGTGGCCTCGTGGGCCAAGATGATCGCCTCGGCGACCTCTTTCATCGGCTTGCGGGTGTTCATGCTCATCTTCTGGATGCGGCGGAAGGCCTCGGCCTCGGAC
Protein-coding sequences here:
- a CDS encoding YfhO family protein, which gives rise to MSRAKQWLVAWPLWALPALTVAFLWRIVLTGRILAGVDVFTYFYPYRAFLSQALRQGRIPLWNPYLFLGAPFFADSQAGALYPLNLALAWLPVPYQVSAAIAIHILLAGVFAYLFARRSLRLSRAGALAASAIFALGGFLLAQAEHVNQLSVSVYLPLMLYLWDRARARGEAALSDAVARRRFLRVVKAAFWPASALAGVIALGVLAGHAQSLYICLVALAVYALWPALALLAAPKAAKGRTRAIVARVGLPLVGLALLGAFGLLIAAVQVLPTLELSRLSLRGGGMTYREAVSFSLRPRLLLTALLPQYRAGVFSEYIAYVGVFGMALAMVGFWRSADRARARAFGLMAGVGLFLALGGFNPFYYVLYRFVPGFDLFRVPARWMMLYHTGAAMLAGMGVQALLRPDDAAREGARWKPVVWTAVALAGALSVGALWMERPTARAALAWAICAGMAAALIALAARPRFRRAATAILILAVVGELFAASRWLAISRPTAPQAYTSMRPSVAHLLADPDRGRMLSLSDLIFDPGDLAEIRAIYGPYLAGDTPYMDVLNQGIYDYVVATKQKEILAPNLPMVYGIASVDGYGGGILPLRGYYDLERLFLPPDRLSRDGRLREGLTEIPDGRLLGAFGVKYVIADKAYDLWRDGVYYDLSHRAVLGPGRRVEANLGLGADFPADALGIVSYLDGMANVPDGTPVGEIVLEFADGGQERHGLVAGHDTAEGRYGPQVAHARARNVAGLRDDPNTTCYLTVLSLDGMRRVRRVEIAQVAREGSLVIRGASLVNRPTGTHWPLVVSTAGWFELVHSGDVKIYRNLDALPRLYVAFRAAPVATSQEAIERLLMGEIDPRTTVTVEGGQALDCEGTADVEVLADEAERVVARVRLDAPGYLVLSDTDYPGWRATVDGTPTPILRANGLVRAVLLPAGEHVVEFVFSPRSLAAGAACSAAALALWVGVAVALAACRHN